A section of the Triticum dicoccoides isolate Atlit2015 ecotype Zavitan chromosome 7A, WEW_v2.0, whole genome shotgun sequence genome encodes:
- the LOC119327393 gene encoding 30S ribosomal protein S13, chloroplastic-like codes for MDSIRIGGVVIPNHKRVEYALQSIHGIGRARVRQILSELSLENKLTKDLSKEEIITLREGIAKYMIETDLRRECGGREIDWKGLDATGASGTRMLSRYVAREQRPMAGLARKRGLEFPTSRP; via the exons ATGGATTCCATTCGTATTGGTGGTGTTGTGATACCTAACCACAAGAGGGTGGAGTACGCACTGCAATCCATCCATGGCATTGGCCGGGCACGCGTCCGTCAGATCCTTTCAGAGCTCAGTTTGGAGAACAAGCTCACCAAAGACCTCTCCAAAGAGGAGATCATCACCCTCCGTGAGGggatcgcaaagtacatgattgaaaCAGACCTA AGACGGGAGTGCGGCGGTCGAGAGATCGATTGGAAGGGATTAGATGCTACAGGGGCATCCGGCACGCGGATGCTCTCCCGGTACGTGGCCAGAGAACAAAGACCAATGGCAGGACTCGCAAGGAAAAGAGGGCTTGAGTTTCCAACAAGTCGTCCGTGA